CTAATTCTTCTGCCGATTCTAATAGGTGCGTTAATAGTTTTTCATTGTCATTATCATCGATGCCGTAATTTTTGATAATATCTATTAAACTCATCATTCGAGCAAGCGGTGCTCTAACCACATGTGATTGTATCCAGGCAATTTCTTTTAGTTTCTCATTTTGCTTTTCGATGGCGTCAATATAAGTAAATCGTTCGGTGACATCATTAGCCAATATAATTCGACCTGTTGTATTTTGAAAAGGCAGGGTGTTACTTTGAATTTCAACATAAATAATTTCACCGTTTTTCTTTTTGTGCCTGAAGGTGCCCATAGAGTAGGAGCCTTTGGTTTGATTAAGAAATTCTACTCTTTCAATTAACTCCGGAATGTCTTCTTCAGGTCTGATGTCTTTAATGGTCATTCCCAAAAACTCCTGTAAAGAGTATCCATAATGCTTTTCTGCAGCTAAGTTTACATCTAAAAACCGGAGTGTTTCAATATCGTAAACCCACATAGGTTGTGGGCTCAAGTGAAACAAATCGCTGTAGCGTCTTTCAGAGGTTTCGAGTTGTAATAGTGTTTTCTTTCTCTCGATATTGTAAACAATACTTTTGTATAAAGAATTCGAATCCAATTCATCTTTAATCAGGTAATCAGAAACCCCAAGGGATAAGGATTTAATTCCAAAATTAATATCCGAATAACCCGTTAAAATGATTAGCGG
Above is a genomic segment from Flavobacterium phycosphaerae containing:
- a CDS encoding PAS domain S-box protein — protein: MKPIKDHKPYQILIVEDNLGDYTLIVDYLEERFESPVISWAKNFKDAKTILTDSNIKCDLILLDLTLPDKSGEELITEIIQLSHEIPLIILTGYSDINFGIKSLSLGVSDYLIKDELDSNSLYKSIVYNIERKKTLLQLETSERRYSDLFHLSPQPMWVYDIETLRFLDVNLAAEKHYGYSLQEFLGMTIKDIRPEEDIPELIERVEFLNQTKGSYSMGTFRHKKKNGEIIYVEIQSNTLPFQNTTGRIILANDVTERFTYIDAIEKQNEKLKEIAWIQSHVVRAPLARMMSLIDIIKNYGIDDNDNEKLLTHLLESAEELDIIIKDISRKSEGINLNKK